In one Candidatus Nomurabacteria bacterium genomic region, the following are encoded:
- a CDS encoding DUF11 domain-containing protein has protein sequence MRQITNLFSQKNTVRSIAFIVMSFVSIVVIPVAVFAYGPDRPTFTQAQPATYVTFDSITDDPTYGDERNFFRVRNLTDNKTFEQDANLVPGKEYEAMIFYHNNASSSLNQSGVGIAHGAYARVELPAVVKAHATGTEAEAFIGASNANPKMVFDYFTMQNQTATDISLRYVPGTAVIHNKGMTNGTSLGDTALFSSSGKPLGFDSLNGDLPGCDQYSGWITFAFKAVQPNFTFKKEVRQAGTTGWHDSVTVKKSSTVEYLLSYENTGTINQLDVKLKDILPVGLTYLPGKTKLYDDTNPNGAIVGNGIANGGIDIGNYAPGGSAYLSFEARVDADPCSILKNTASVETDNGNRQDSAVVTVSGTCAALPTTGPVEVVAGLVGVAAITLGVVYYFRSRRDLESALHNARVHTSTGPSLLDVDSDMKDDSEKFKDK, from the coding sequence ATGCGTCAGATAACCAACCTTTTCAGTCAAAAAAATACTGTTCGTTCTATTGCTTTTATTGTGATGTCTTTCGTGTCGATAGTGGTGATTCCAGTGGCGGTATTTGCCTATGGTCCGGATCGCCCAACATTTACTCAGGCGCAACCAGCTACATACGTTACCTTTGATTCGATTACAGACGATCCGACATACGGAGACGAACGTAATTTCTTTAGAGTACGAAACCTTACTGACAATAAAACATTTGAACAAGACGCTAATTTAGTTCCGGGTAAAGAATATGAAGCGATGATTTTTTACCACAATAATGCATCGAGTAGCTTGAATCAAAGTGGCGTTGGTATTGCGCATGGAGCTTATGCTAGGGTTGAGCTGCCTGCTGTAGTTAAAGCTCACGCAACCGGTACCGAAGCAGAGGCTTTTATTGGAGCTAGTAATGCAAATCCAAAAATGGTGTTTGACTATTTCACTATGCAGAATCAAACGGCAACAGATATATCGCTGCGCTATGTGCCGGGCACCGCAGTTATACATAATAAGGGCATGACGAACGGTACGTCTCTCGGTGATACAGCACTATTTAGTAGCAGTGGTAAACCGCTTGGCTTTGATAGTTTGAACGGTGATTTACCGGGTTGCGATCAATACTCTGGTTGGATAACGTTTGCATTTAAGGCAGTACAACCGAACTTTACGTTTAAAAAGGAGGTTCGTCAGGCCGGTACTACCGGGTGGCATGATAGTGTGACTGTGAAAAAAAGCTCAACTGTTGAATATCTTTTGAGCTATGAGAATACTGGTACGATTAATCAACTAGACGTAAAACTCAAAGATATATTACCAGTCGGGTTGACGTATCTACCGGGCAAGACGAAACTTTATGACGATACAAATCCTAACGGAGCAATCGTCGGTAATGGTATTGCAAACGGAGGGATTGATATTGGAAACTATGCACCTGGTGGAAGTGCTTACTTATCATTCGAAGCACGTGTTGATGCAGATCCTTGTTCGATACTAAAAAATACCGCCTCTGTAGAAACGGATAACGGAAATCGTCAGGATAGTGCGGTCGTAACCGTCTCGGGTACTTGTGCTGCGCTGCCAACAACCGGCCCTGTTGAAGTTGTTGCTGGTCTTGTCGGTGTAGCCGCTATAACACTCGGTGTCGTCTACTATTTCAGAAGTCGACGCGACTTAGAGAGCGCCTTACATAATGCACGAGTGCATACTTCTACTGGTCCGTCACTTCTAGACGTCGACTCGGACATGAAGGACGATAGCGAAAAATTTAAAGATAAATAA
- a CDS encoding ABC transporter permease translates to MRLLVANHIANALESLHSNRLRTGLTVVGVTIGIASITVILSLSAGATKIISEQVDQLGNTVAVIRPKSSNSDTKITNLTSTLAGNSITSSLTEHDMDAIQAIKGIEAVAPIMLIGGSVTANGTTAHDASIVATTTSLKDAISLPLEQGQFFDNTTKDNTAVIGSQLSVDLFGTEQSLGKTFDTHGTTFRVIGILKRLNNPVNYNNVDFDHAAIINLNSGKIFNQGVASIQQIDIRAASSHILQSVLSQANKLLIMSHKGENDYIILSGKELARPTNELFAAVATTLTTVAAVSLIVGGIGIMNIMLVGVTERTREIGVRKALGASNAHITWQFLIEALVMSLAGGFLGYLFGYLIAFAIARTFLTFDPAFTWTVIAYAYGVSLVIGLLFGLYPAIRAARKNPIEALRNYQ, encoded by the coding sequence ATGCGTTTGCTCGTCGCTAACCACATAGCCAATGCACTCGAATCGCTGCATTCAAATCGTCTCCGTACTGGGTTGACGGTTGTTGGCGTTACTATCGGTATAGCCAGTATTACAGTTATCTTATCCCTCAGTGCTGGTGCGACCAAAATCATTTCCGAACAAGTCGACCAGCTCGGTAATACAGTCGCTGTAATTCGTCCCAAATCATCAAACAGCGACACAAAAATTACCAATCTAACATCAACGCTAGCTGGTAACAGTATCACAAGCAGCCTAACTGAACACGACATGGACGCGATTCAAGCCATTAAGGGCATTGAAGCCGTAGCACCGATAATGCTCATCGGAGGTAGCGTAACGGCTAACGGAACTACCGCACATGACGCTTCCATAGTTGCCACGACAACTTCCCTCAAGGACGCTATTTCTCTACCACTTGAACAGGGCCAGTTTTTTGACAATACAACCAAAGACAACACCGCGGTCATAGGTAGCCAATTGTCGGTTGATTTGTTCGGCACCGAACAATCGCTTGGAAAAACATTTGACACACACGGCACGACATTCCGTGTCATTGGCATACTAAAGCGTCTCAATAATCCCGTAAACTACAATAATGTAGACTTCGATCATGCCGCCATCATAAATTTAAATAGCGGCAAAATCTTCAACCAAGGAGTAGCATCCATCCAACAAATCGACATTCGTGCCGCTTCAAGTCATATATTGCAATCCGTTTTATCGCAGGCCAACAAACTACTCATAATGAGTCATAAGGGAGAGAACGATTACATAATTCTCAGCGGTAAAGAACTCGCCCGACCAACAAACGAACTCTTCGCGGCCGTTGCTACGACCTTGACGACAGTCGCAGCCGTATCACTGATTGTTGGTGGCATCGGCATCATGAACATCATGCTGGTCGGCGTCACCGAGCGCACTCGTGAGATTGGCGTTCGCAAAGCGCTTGGAGCATCAAACGCTCACATTACATGGCAGTTTTTAATTGAAGCTCTCGTTATGAGTCTAGCGGGTGGATTCCTCGGCTACCTATTCGGCTACCTCATCGCCTTTGCAATCGCCCGCACCTTCCTTACATTCGACCCGGCATTCACCTGGACAGTCATAGCTTACGCTTACGGTGTATCTCTCGTGATCGGCTTGCTCTTTGGTCTATATCCAGCTATCCGAGCTGCTCGTAAAAACCCCATTGAAGCTCTACGCAATTATCAATAA
- a CDS encoding PE-PPE domain-containing protein: protein MHEYRMIYVMKRIFALFVTVIMAIAIAPRAIAGPTVVGVDGTIVQLPIDILEGALALNDNMLTKLPGYQEVVVKYPQSFGLFTFSAIGYDKSVAIGKAGTINAIKQAQNGDPSVPVKVACHSQGSDVCTQANDQLRNDGYNQSSVTYFLEGNVDNAYLGIKVWIPHIGKNGVFIPGPGVTLGNATPTAGSDAQINQVSYEYDGFARTPEYPINLLADLNAVVGTLLEHGSYSKADPYAPNNIVSTTPDGKITNIMIPVNVVPLLTVAKFFGLPQQIVDIVNPTLKAIIDTAYSPVPNGPGTYPTKAVTVKLFPSKEKLQTDIKNVQQGLAESKNKLAALFKPPIPAITTSKSSSGALNKPTSSDSSNTRSVTQDVAVQVQQPKRNGSSPTRINGQHRQTSSVRSTSPDTAKQASNIHPSTPSTVSARDRHNVKRNASRGSGNRSVRNSSGKS, encoded by the coding sequence ATGCATGAGTATCGCATGATCTACGTCATGAAGCGTATATTTGCACTCTTTGTCACAGTAATAATGGCCATAGCCATTGCCCCACGTGCAATTGCTGGACCGACTGTAGTCGGAGTTGACGGCACAATAGTGCAGTTACCTATCGACATATTAGAAGGTGCACTCGCACTTAACGACAACATGCTAACAAAACTACCAGGCTATCAAGAGGTGGTGGTTAAATATCCACAATCATTCGGCCTGTTCACCTTTAGCGCTATCGGCTATGACAAGTCGGTCGCTATCGGAAAAGCGGGTACAATTAATGCGATTAAACAAGCCCAGAACGGCGACCCATCAGTGCCAGTGAAGGTAGCCTGTCATTCGCAGGGATCAGACGTCTGCACACAAGCGAATGATCAACTACGAAACGATGGGTATAACCAGTCTAGTGTGACGTACTTTCTGGAAGGGAACGTTGACAACGCTTACCTTGGTATAAAGGTTTGGATTCCTCATATCGGGAAGAACGGAGTTTTCATTCCTGGTCCAGGCGTGACACTCGGCAATGCGACCCCCACGGCAGGAAGTGATGCACAGATTAATCAGGTGTCATACGAGTACGACGGCTTTGCCCGTACGCCAGAATACCCGATTAATCTGCTTGCCGATCTGAATGCAGTAGTAGGCACACTGCTCGAACATGGTTCATATAGTAAGGCAGACCCCTACGCGCCTAACAATATCGTCAGCACGACACCAGATGGCAAGATCACGAATATCATGATTCCTGTGAATGTAGTGCCCCTGTTGACAGTAGCAAAGTTTTTTGGCCTACCTCAGCAAATAGTGGACATCGTTAACCCCACGCTAAAGGCGATCATTGATACTGCCTATAGTCCAGTCCCAAACGGGCCTGGAACCTATCCGACTAAGGCTGTAACTGTCAAACTTTTTCCATCAAAAGAAAAGCTTCAGACAGACATCAAGAATGTTCAGCAAGGTTTGGCGGAGTCCAAAAACAAGTTGGCGGCATTGTTTAAGCCACCCATCCCCGCCATTACCACGTCGAAGTCATCATCTGGAGCACTCAACAAACCGACCTCGTCCGATTCGTCGAACACAAGGTCAGTCACTCAAGATGTAGCAGTTCAAGTGCAACAACCGAAGAGAAACGGATCATCGCCAACAAGGATTAATGGCCAGCATAGGCAAACTTCCTCAGTCAGGAGCACCAGTCCCGACACGGCGAAGCAAGCCAGCAATATTCACCCGTCGACGCCAAGTACTGTAAGTGCACGCGATAGACATAACGTCAAACGGAATGCCTCGCGCGGTTCAGGCAACAGATCGGTAAGAAATTCGAGTGGTAAATCCTAG
- a CDS encoding bifunctional phosphoglucose/phosphomannose isomerase yields MLDDMNVLKQRDSENALGIAAKQWEQVQFAAEIADAEHDGRQLTKVVVAGMGGSALAALLAKAWLEEKLKIPFEIVREYELPTYVDESTLVIASSYSGNTEETVACLAQARERGAQVAILAAGGKLIEIAAAEHITRIQIPAGLQPRMAMLFNLRALGELLKHFWIISDEMLDEITTVSQWLKSESEKWTSDVPTDKNYAKQLALLAVGKTPVFYGGRLTGPVAYKWKISWNENAKNLSFWNVYPETNHNEFIGWASHPVDKPFVVFDLKSSFEHERILKRFEITDKLLSGRRPKAIPVQLAGETVLGQLLWGCILADFASIYVAILNGVDPTPVDLVEKLKLELA; encoded by the coding sequence ATGTTAGATGATATGAATGTATTAAAACAACGGGATTCCGAGAATGCTCTTGGTATCGCCGCAAAGCAGTGGGAGCAGGTGCAGTTCGCTGCTGAAATTGCCGACGCCGAACATGATGGCAGACAGCTGACAAAAGTAGTTGTCGCAGGTATGGGTGGCAGTGCGCTTGCAGCACTTCTTGCAAAAGCATGGCTGGAAGAAAAACTAAAGATTCCGTTTGAGATTGTGCGAGAATATGAGTTACCAACATATGTAGACGAATCAACGCTTGTTATCGCGAGCAGCTATTCTGGTAATACAGAAGAAACAGTCGCTTGCCTGGCGCAGGCGCGTGAACGCGGCGCTCAAGTTGCCATTCTGGCAGCTGGCGGTAAGTTAATTGAGATTGCAGCGGCAGAACATATCACGCGCATTCAAATTCCAGCAGGTTTGCAACCACGCATGGCAATGCTTTTTAATTTGCGTGCACTTGGCGAATTATTAAAGCATTTTTGGATTATTTCTGACGAAATGTTAGACGAGATTACTACTGTTTCTCAGTGGTTGAAATCTGAATCAGAGAAATGGACATCGGATGTACCGACAGACAAGAATTATGCTAAACAGTTAGCGCTTCTTGCAGTAGGTAAGACGCCGGTATTTTACGGGGGACGACTAACGGGCCCAGTCGCTTATAAATGGAAAATAAGCTGGAATGAAAATGCTAAGAATCTTTCGTTTTGGAATGTTTACCCAGAGACAAATCATAATGAGTTTATCGGCTGGGCTTCTCACCCGGTTGACAAACCGTTTGTTGTTTTTGATCTCAAAAGCTCGTTTGAACATGAACGCATATTGAAGCGTTTCGAAATAACAGATAAGTTACTTAGCGGTCGCCGACCAAAGGCAATACCAGTACAATTGGCAGGTGAAACGGTACTCGGACAATTGCTGTGGGGCTGTATCCTCGCTGACTTCGCAAGTATTTACGTGGCTATACTGAACGGCGTTGACCCGACACCAGTCGATCTTGTAGAGAAGCTTAAGCTAGAACTAGCATAG
- a CDS encoding SIMPL domain-containing protein (The SIMPL domain is named for its presence in mouse protein SIMPL (signalling molecule that associates with mouse pelle-like kinase). Bacterial member BP26, from Brucella, was shown to assemble into a channel-like structure, while YggE from E. coli has been associated with resistance to oxidative stress.), producing MKTTIEMEKAARKTKLWVVLFGILNLLILAGILTSLLLFWKPWDPTITTASRKITITGSATVQDEPDQFKFNVSYTKNSTDEITKLNDQIVATLKNLGVKDSQIKNNASNYGSTEVYYTDKTAGKNETTLSLTITVNDKKIAQKIQDYLLTTSPEGNITPIASFSPAKRKELENKARGAAIKDARTKANQTVSGLGAKLGKVLEVSEGTNTGGCDIGGVVCPVTLEGSVSSSSTDATAKKSPSIQAGTDDLTYSFTVTFSLE from the coding sequence ATGAAAACGACTATTGAAATGGAGAAAGCTGCGAGGAAAACAAAGTTATGGGTTGTCCTTTTTGGCATCCTTAACCTCTTAATTTTAGCCGGTATATTAACTAGTTTATTGCTATTCTGGAAACCGTGGGACCCAACAATCACTACTGCTTCACGTAAAATTACCATCACTGGTAGCGCGACTGTTCAAGACGAGCCCGACCAGTTCAAATTCAACGTGTCCTACACCAAAAACTCAACCGACGAAATAACAAAGCTTAATGATCAGATTGTCGCAACTCTTAAGAACCTTGGCGTCAAAGACAGTCAAATTAAAAACAATGCGAGCAACTACGGGTCTACGGAAGTCTATTACACAGACAAGACTGCCGGCAAAAACGAAACAACCCTCAGCTTAACCATCACGGTCAACGATAAAAAAATTGCTCAAAAGATTCAAGACTACTTACTTACAACTAGTCCAGAAGGAAACATTACTCCGATTGCATCATTCAGCCCTGCAAAACGCAAGGAACTGGAAAATAAAGCTCGCGGCGCTGCAATAAAAGACGCTCGGACTAAAGCAAATCAAACAGTTAGTGGTTTGGGCGCCAAACTTGGCAAAGTACTTGAAGTTTCAGAAGGGACAAACACTGGCGGCTGCGATATCGGTGGTGTTGTTTGCCCCGTTACTTTGGAAGGCTCTGTATCATCATCTTCAACAGACGCTACCGCCAAAAAAAGCCCGAGCATCCAGGCAGGCACCGACGATTTAACATATAGCTTTACAGTCACATTTAGCTTGGAATAG
- a CDS encoding ribonucleoside-diphosphate reductase subunit alpha translates to MSIHVVKRDGTREPFDANQVNLALVEASEGLKDQIQKVVQVATELQLTLFDGITTEQLNEAVIHTALQNVKDDPDYDIIAARLQLRSVYRKVLGSYANTDELRKLHVKKFPEYLKQGIADGLLDPRMSSKTFDLKKLAAALDPARDGLMHYLGVITSRNRYALRKNSGEAMEVPQYSAMRIAMGLSLLEKDPTATALEFYEYISKLDANPAGSTRINAGGSFPQLSNCFLFDIEDDMEAIARGIRDTMWIAKGTGGIGIGVTKLRAAGSPVKTTNSESTGPIPFIKMLDTALFAVSRKGKKQGAAAIFMENWHLNFPQFLDLKQNSGDPYLRTRIANTAVILSDEFMRRAQKDQDWYLFDPAETPDLVELYGDAFAKRYNEYVKLAKAGKLRDFTKVNAREQYRQILTILQATSHPWLTWKDTMNVRALNNNTGTIHHSNLCTEITLPQDKDNTAVCNLSSINLSVHLKEDKTWDWDRLKKAVRISIRQLDNLCDLTNTPIEQAMHSNLQNRAVGLGIMGFSDVLEKLGHSYESEEAYDLIDQLCEFISYHAIDASADLAKERGSYPTYKGSSWSKGILPIDTLDTLDLDRHVKVDVTRKKRLDWEKLRPKVKKGMRNATLMAIAPTANNAHVSGTTPGIDPQFAQIFSRATLNGKFLEVNTNLVHDLKNLGIWEQVKDDVLRLQGDVQQIEAIPQHIKDVYKTSFQLSPYAFIEVAARAQKWVDQAISRNMYLETRDIDEYEKIYATAWRKGLKTTYYLHVKPRHTAEQSTVKVNKAETLSGSGPRKTGFGFAKKQTVGEGA, encoded by the coding sequence ATGAGCATACATGTGGTTAAACGCGATGGCACCCGCGAACCATTTGACGCCAACCAGGTCAACCTGGCATTGGTTGAAGCCAGTGAGGGGCTAAAAGACCAGATCCAAAAAGTCGTGCAAGTCGCGACAGAGTTGCAATTGACATTATTTGACGGTATTACAACCGAACAGCTTAACGAGGCCGTCATACATACGGCGCTTCAGAATGTCAAAGATGATCCAGACTATGACATTATTGCAGCGCGTTTACAGTTGAGAAGTGTGTATCGAAAGGTGCTAGGCAGCTATGCGAATACAGACGAACTGCGTAAATTGCATGTTAAGAAGTTTCCGGAGTATCTAAAGCAAGGCATTGCTGATGGTCTACTAGATCCACGTATGAGTAGCAAGACCTTCGATTTAAAGAAGTTGGCGGCGGCGCTTGATCCAGCCCGAGACGGCCTTATGCATTACCTAGGTGTCATCACTAGTCGTAACCGCTATGCGCTGCGTAAAAACAGCGGTGAGGCTATGGAAGTGCCACAATATTCTGCTATGCGCATAGCTATGGGCTTGAGTCTGCTCGAAAAAGACCCAACAGCCACGGCGTTAGAATTCTATGAATACATCAGTAAGCTCGATGCCAACCCTGCTGGCTCGACTCGTATCAATGCCGGTGGTTCGTTTCCACAGCTTTCTAACTGCTTTTTGTTCGATATCGAGGATGATATGGAAGCGATTGCTCGCGGTATCCGTGACACAATGTGGATTGCTAAGGGCACGGGTGGTATCGGTATAGGCGTTACGAAACTACGTGCAGCCGGTAGTCCGGTCAAAACGACTAATAGCGAGTCGACGGGCCCTATTCCATTTATCAAGATGCTCGATACGGCATTGTTCGCAGTCAGTCGCAAAGGCAAAAAACAGGGTGCAGCTGCCATATTCATGGAAAACTGGCACTTGAACTTCCCGCAGTTTTTGGATTTGAAACAAAACTCTGGTGATCCGTACCTACGGACACGTATCGCTAATACGGCCGTTATTTTGAGCGATGAGTTTATGCGTCGCGCACAAAAAGACCAAGATTGGTATTTGTTTGATCCTGCCGAGACTCCGGATTTGGTTGAGCTTTATGGTGATGCATTTGCTAAGCGTTACAACGAGTACGTAAAACTTGCGAAAGCAGGTAAGCTTCGTGACTTTACAAAGGTTAATGCTCGCGAACAATACCGCCAGATTCTTACCATCTTACAAGCAACCAGTCATCCGTGGTTAACCTGGAAGGACACCATGAACGTCCGTGCACTTAACAACAATACCGGTACGATTCATCATAGTAATTTGTGTACTGAGATTACACTTCCACAAGACAAAGACAATACTGCCGTCTGTAACTTGTCGAGTATCAATTTATCCGTACACCTGAAAGAAGATAAAACGTGGGACTGGGATCGTCTAAAGAAGGCAGTTCGGATTTCAATTCGTCAGCTAGACAACCTTTGTGATTTGACTAATACACCGATTGAGCAGGCTATGCACTCAAACTTGCAGAATCGTGCCGTAGGCTTGGGTATTATGGGCTTTTCTGATGTGTTGGAAAAATTAGGTCACAGTTATGAATCAGAAGAAGCATACGATTTGATCGATCAGTTGTGTGAGTTCATTAGTTATCATGCCATCGATGCTAGTGCCGACTTGGCAAAAGAACGCGGTAGTTACCCGACTTATAAAGGTAGTAGCTGGAGTAAGGGTATATTACCAATAGATACACTTGATACGCTCGACCTCGATCGTCACGTTAAAGTTGATGTCACTCGGAAGAAACGTTTGGACTGGGAGAAGCTACGACCAAAGGTTAAAAAGGGTATGCGCAATGCTACTCTTATGGCTATTGCACCTACGGCAAACAATGCGCATGTATCTGGGACGACCCCTGGGATTGATCCGCAGTTTGCACAAATCTTTAGCCGTGCGACGTTAAACGGTAAGTTCCTAGAAGTGAACACTAATTTGGTTCATGACCTAAAGAACCTAGGTATTTGGGAGCAGGTAAAAGATGACGTACTTCGTTTACAGGGTGATGTACAGCAAATTGAGGCAATTCCGCAACACATTAAAGATGTCTACAAAACAAGCTTCCAGCTAAGTCCCTATGCATTTATCGAAGTTGCCGCCAGGGCGCAGAAGTGGGTTGATCAGGCTATAAGCCGCAACATGTATTTGGAAACTCGTGACATTGATGAGTACGAAAAGATATACGCGACAGCGTGGAGGAAGGGACTGAAAACAACTTACTATCTACACGTTAAACCGCGTCATACCGCCGAACAGAGTACCGTGAAAGTGAACAAGGCCGAGACGTTATCAGGCAGTGGCCCACGCAAAACAGGCTTTGGCTTCGCGAAAAAACAAACAGTTGGTGAAGGAGCCTAA
- a CDS encoding ABC transporter ATP-binding protein produces MAAEPVPPVIALEGLSKRYGLGESEHTVLDGLDLTIEKGEFIAIMGPSGCGKTTLLNILGLLDRADDGDYYLDSRSVDTLSNGRRARIRSSQIGFVFQSFNLVPRLNVIENVALPLTYMGMHKTKRLQRASKMLSTFHLSEREYYMPWQLSGGQMQRVAIARALVNKPSIVLADEPTGNLDSRSSHVIMEELSDIHRRGNTIIMVTHNPDITTYASRVIHMLDGKIASDTKIPRIKKTKSEPKRPLGKKSKTKKKTTTKSKKGST; encoded by the coding sequence ATGGCAGCCGAACCCGTACCGCCAGTTATTGCTCTTGAGGGCCTTTCAAAAAGGTATGGACTTGGCGAGTCTGAACATACAGTGCTAGATGGGCTAGATTTAACTATTGAAAAGGGTGAATTTATTGCCATTATGGGGCCGAGTGGCTGTGGCAAAACGACACTGCTCAATATACTTGGTCTACTCGACCGTGCCGATGATGGCGATTACTATCTAGACAGCCGATCAGTTGACACGCTTTCAAACGGTCGTCGCGCACGTATTCGCAGTAGCCAAATTGGTTTCGTCTTTCAAAGTTTTAATCTTGTGCCTCGTTTAAATGTCATAGAAAATGTCGCCCTACCCCTAACTTATATGGGTATGCATAAAACCAAACGACTACAGCGAGCCAGCAAAATGCTCTCAACGTTTCATTTGTCGGAACGTGAATACTACATGCCGTGGCAATTGTCTGGTGGTCAAATGCAGCGCGTTGCAATTGCTCGCGCATTAGTCAACAAGCCATCGATTGTCTTAGCCGACGAGCCAACAGGCAACCTTGACAGTCGAAGCTCGCACGTCATCATGGAAGAACTGTCAGATATCCATCGCCGCGGCAATACTATCATCATGGTCACGCACAACCCCGACATCACTACATATGCGAGTCGAGTTATTCATATGCTCGACGGAAAAATTGCCAGTGACACAAAGATACCACGAATCAAAAAAACAAAATCTGAACCCAAGCGACCATTAGGCAAAAAGTCAAAAACGAAGAAAAAAACAACTACAAAATCCAAGAAAGGTTCAACTTAA
- a CDS encoding ribonucleotide-diphosphate reductase subunit beta, translated as MAGILGTGIQDGLLLKPVHYKWAMDLYDQAVANTWFPNEVQLGQDLADWKKMSDEERHAVTFLMSYFNPNELLVNKALAFGVYPYVNAAECHLYLAKQMWEEANHCMSFEYVLETFPIDREASYAAHVETPSMARKEEFETKFIKRMTEETLDITTTEGKKDFIRNMIAYNIILEGIWFYSGFMVALSFRQRNLLRNFGTLIDWVVRDESLHLKFGINLILTVLEENEDLQTEEFADEIKQMILDGVEMEEQYNKDLLPNGILGLNSDYINQYVKYLADRRLEELGFDAHYNVGNPAKWMATANDTLQLVNFFEATNTSYEVNGAKKD; from the coding sequence ATGGCAGGCATTCTCGGCACTGGTATCCAGGACGGATTACTACTTAAACCAGTTCACTATAAGTGGGCGATGGACTTGTACGATCAAGCGGTTGCTAATACTTGGTTTCCAAATGAAGTCCAGCTTGGTCAGGACTTAGCTGACTGGAAGAAAATGAGCGACGAAGAACGGCACGCAGTAACGTTCTTGATGAGCTACTTTAATCCAAATGAGTTATTGGTCAATAAGGCACTGGCGTTTGGTGTATACCCTTACGTTAACGCAGCAGAGTGCCACTTGTATCTTGCAAAACAAATGTGGGAAGAGGCAAATCACTGCATGAGTTTTGAATATGTCCTAGAGACTTTCCCAATCGATCGCGAAGCATCATACGCGGCGCACGTGGAGACGCCGAGTATGGCGCGAAAAGAAGAATTCGAGACGAAATTCATCAAACGTATGACCGAGGAAACGCTCGACATTACCACAACCGAAGGTAAAAAAGACTTCATCCGCAACATGATTGCGTACAACATCATCCTTGAGGGCATCTGGTTCTACAGTGGCTTTATGGTTGCGCTCAGCTTCCGTCAGCGTAATTTGCTACGTAACTTTGGTACGCTCATTGACTGGGTTGTTCGCGACGAATCATTGCATCTAAAGTTTGGCATTAACCTGATTTTAACGGTGCTTGAGGAAAACGAAGACTTGCAGACTGAAGAGTTTGCCGATGAAATCAAACAGATGATTTTGGACGGTGTTGAAATGGAAGAACAATACAACAAAGACTTATTGCCAAACGGCATCTTAGGTTTGAACAGCGACTACATCAACCAATACGTTAAGTATTTGGCTGACCGTCGACTGGAAGAGCTTGGGTTTGATGCACACTATAACGTCGGTAATCCGGCTAAATGGATGGCAACGGCAAACGACACCTTGCAGCTAGTTAATTTCTTTGAGGCTACGAACACTTCATACGAAGTAAACGGCGCGAAAAAAGACTAA